The following coding sequences are from one Anolis sagrei isolate rAnoSag1 chromosome 6, rAnoSag1.mat, whole genome shotgun sequence window:
- the CSRNP1 gene encoding cysteine/serine-rich nuclear protein 1 — protein sequence MTGVLKRKYEELEDDAPYSSSSSCSPFSSSASSASSGWESDEESSRGGGIKSRLALSSDFTPTSILKKSKRLKRNNVEFDRVTVFYFPRCQGFTSVPSRGGCTLGMVSRHGFSREFTLAEFSKEQEAVRREKLKERLKEEKLEALKWKLTMNGTKESEEANQLTTEDISDDDIEANGTELEDGFFLQPYPAKKRRALLKAMGVKKIDKEEKRELHSIRLSREDCGCNCQEFCDPETCSCSLAGIKCQMDHTSFPCGCTKDGCGNTEGRIEFNQARVQTHFIHTIMKLELEKNQQSSERSLEPESPFRERLHPFGCVASKAALEERTKLLMPAFQFNTDLETIGENSCSSDMTDSSLSSGQSEDLEEPYEAAPSEKSQSDVDDDGLARILHFSDSEDDGTASGGCQDNLSSFHPTGFFSVDVENQCVANVAERFDGNSGLSHLPHLTECLDENANQEASSLLEASSSSSGAQSNESFSSSGEHGSKNYMDLSLSCDSLDFFQSFSDYNLGPLYNSLKEYENLDNFSALQLQLPNFPSLPQSGDQSTCFLESLIGLSESVPETPAPFTDNQLLEDAIKSSLMETVKV from the exons ATGACTGGagtattaaaaagaaaatatgaagAACTGGAAGACGACGCTCCCTATTCCTCCTCGTCTTCCtgctctcctttttcctcctccgcATCTTCAGCTTCTTCCGGATGGGAATCCGACGAGGAAAGCTCCCGAGGAGGTGGCATCAAATCCCGTTTGGCCTTAAGTTCTGACTTCACCC CGACGTCCATCCTGAAGAAAAGCAAGCGGCTAAAACGGAACAACGTGGAGTTTGACCGGGTGACTGTCTTCTACTTCCCTCGCTGCCAGGGCTTCACCAGTGTGCCTAGCCGCGGGGGCTGCACCCTGGGCATGGTCAGCAGGCACGGCTTCTCCCGGGAGTTCACGCTGGCTGAGTTTTCCAAGGAACAGGAGGCGGTGCGGCGAGAGAAGCTGAAGGAGCGCTTGAAAGAGGAGAAACTGGAAGCCTTGAAGTGGAAG CTCACCATGAACGGTACAAAGGAGTCCGAGGAGGCCAACCAGCTCACCACGGAAGACATCTCAGACGATGACATCGAAGCCAATGGCACTGAACTGGAGGACGGCTTTTTCCTCCAGCCCTACCCGGCTAAGAAGAGGCGAGCTCTGCTCAAGGCCATGGGCGTCAAGAAGATCGACAAGGAGGAGAAGCGGGAGCTGCACAGCATCCGCCTCTCTCGGGAAGACTGTGGCTGCAACTGCCAGGAGTTCTGCGACCCGGAAACCTGCAGCTGCAGCTTGGCCGGCATCAAGTGTCAG ATGGATCACACTTCATTTCCTTGCGGTTGCACGAAAGACGGCTGCGGGAACACGGAAGGGCGGATTGAGTTCAACCAGGCTCGTGTTCAGACGCATTTCATTCACACTATCATGAAGCTGGAGCTGGAGAAGAACCAGCAAAGCAGCGAGAGAAGCCTTGAGCCCGAATCCCCATTCAGGGAGCGTCTCCATCCGTTCGGCTGTGTGGCAAGTAAGGCAGCGTTGGAGGAAAGGACCAAGCTTCTGATGCCCGCCTTCCAGTTCAACACTGATTTGGAGACCATCGGAGAGAACAGTTGCAGCAGTGACATGACTGACTCGTCCCTCTCATCCGGCCAGAGCGAGGATTTGGAAGAACCGTATGAAGCTGCTCCATCTGAAAAGTCGCAATCCGATGTCGATGACGACGGTTTGGCACGGATTCTCCATTTCAGTGATTCGGAGGATGATGGCACTGCTTCTGGAGGATGCCAGGATAACTTGAGTTCTTTTCATCCGACCGGCTTCTTCAGCGTGGATGTGGAAAACCAGTGCGTTGCTAATGTGGCTGAGAGGTTTGACGGCAACAGCGGATTGAGCCATTTGCCGCATCTCACCGAATGTTTGGACGAAAATGCCAACCAGGAGGCGAGCAGTTTGCTTGaggcctcctcgtcctcctcagGAGCGCAGAGCAACGAGAGCTTCTCTTCCTCCGGGGAGCATGGCTCCAAAAACTACATGGACCTGAGCCTCTCCTGTGACTCTCTGGATTTTTTCCAGTCCTTCTCAGACTACAACTTGGGACCCCTTTATAACTCTTTGAAGGAATACGAGAACCTGGACAACTTTTCAGCCCTCCAGCTCCAGCTGCCAAATTTCCCCAGCTTGCCCCAGTCCGGGGATCAAAGCACCTGCTTTTTGGAGTCCCTCATC